Proteins found in one Arachis stenosperma cultivar V10309 chromosome 8, arast.V10309.gnm1.PFL2, whole genome shotgun sequence genomic segment:
- the LOC130946424 gene encoding signaling peptide TAXIMIN 2-like, protein MGDYDEDGCQCRPLGFLIGLPFALLALVLSVLGAIIWVLGTILSCLCPCCICCTGLANLAVSLVKLPVRIIRWFIHQIPC, encoded by the exons ATGGGAGATTATGATGAAGATGGATGCCAATGCCGGCCATTGGGTTTCTTGATCGGATTACCCTTTGCTCTATTGGCCTTGGTTTTGTCTGTTCTTGGTGCGATTATCTGGGTTCTTGG AACAATACTGAGTTGTTTGTGCCCATGCTGCATCTGCTGCACCGGATTGGCCAATTTGGCAGTGAGTCTTGTGAAGCTTCCGGTTCGAATTATTAGGTGGTTCATTCACCAAATTCCTTGTTAG